CACGAGTTTCCCTTCAGCTTCGAACTGCCCCAGATGTAAGTAAATCTCTTGCCTGATTATACAGATATATAAGGTATCAACTGAAATACTTACATAATTTTTTCATTCCTCTTTCCAGGCCTTTGGCGACCTCCTTTGAAGGTAAACATGGTAGTGTGCGGTACTGGGTGAAGGCAGAGCTTCATAGACCATGGCTCCTGCCCATGAAAACCAAGAAGGAGTTCACCGTCTTTGAGCACATTGACATCAACACTCCATTGTTACTGGTAAGATAAAAGCATTTCAAGCCTAATCACCTTACAATGTAAAACAGAATGTTTGCTTGAGCTGTGGTATGATTTTAGAGGTTCTTATATTGTCCTTTTTTCATCTATAGTCTCCTCAGGCTGGCACAAAGGACAAAACCCTTTGCTGTTGGTTCTGCACCTCAGGGCCTGTATCACTAAGTGCCAAAATTGAGAGGAAGGGCTACACTCCAGGTGAGATTATAAATCTGCTTGTTGATGGACAGTTAGCCACCAGTTAACCACTTATTTGAAAGTCTTGTGTGATTTTGCCGCTTGTTCAGATTAAGTCAATTtgattgattgtgtttacagGAGAGTCTATCCAGATTATCGCAGAGATTGAAAACTGCTCTTCCCGTGTTGTCGTGCCAAAGGCAGCCATCTACCAAACCCAAACCTTCTTTGCCAAAGGGAAGGTCAAGGAGATCAAACAACTCGTAGCTAACCTCCGAGGAGATCCTCTACCATCTGGCAAGACAGAGACTTGGGATGGCAAGATGCTCAAGATCCCACCAATATCGCCTTCCATTTTGGACTGCAGCATCATCCATGTGGAATATTCACTCATGGTGAGTCTACAAACCTTTTGATTCATGAAAAGATGAAGTGCTTGCCAATATCGGCCATGCAACTAACTTCTTGCTTCCCAACAGGTGTATGTGGACATCCCTCGAGCTGTCAACTTGACCCTGAACCTGCCCCTGGTGATCGGGACCATTCCTCTCCACTCCTTTGGCAGTCGCACCTCTTCTGTCAGCAGTCAGTGCAGCATGGCTATGAGCTGGTTGGGATTGCCTGAGAGACCTGAAGGTATGACACAAATCTTAAACTTCTTATCAGGCCCTTTAGATTATGGGTACACAGTCCTGCTCCTTGAGGATCACCTTCTTTCAGAGTTTACTTCCCAGAGTCTCCAATAAATCCAAAGGAAGATCTCCAGGAGTAGGACTGAGCCACACTGATTAAGATGCCAAAGATGCTTCCACGTCTGTTCGACATGAAGCGATCAGCATGGAAGTCTTTTTTGATCTAACTGTTGATTTTGTCCTCAACTCTTGTAGCTCCACCAAGCTACTCTGAAATCATCACCGATGAGGAGCGACAGAACAACTTGGAGCTCCCAGCTGTGAGGGATGAGATTGAAGGACCACTTTATGCTTACATCCATGAGTTCCGCTTCCAGCCTCCACCCCTGTATTCTGAGGTACATTGAGTCCCCAGACTTTGTAGCTTGTATCTTGCTAATGCGAACTTGAGTTCCTATATTCTGTAACCTCATTCTTCTACCTTGATAGGTTGATCCCCATCCTGAGCAGGTGTGCGACACCATGGACAGGAGACCAGATACCTGTCCATCCCGCTGAAGGAGTGACCACACCTGACCAGTGCTGTCAGGGATCTCTTATCTCTACAACCTCAACTGGGGTTTGTTCTTTCTCCGTGAGGAGACATGAGCGTCCATCTTGGTGATGCAGATGGATATCCACCAGGAAACACTCCCAATCCAGGTCGAGTCCAGCTCAGTGGACTCAAATCCACTGAAGATCTTGAGTGATTCCCTTCCCCCTCCATCCTTGGTGAAAGGGGTACAGACAAGATTTGTCGGAGTAAAACTGTGCCCTTGACACCAAAATGGACTAAACGCAACACCACTTAGTGCAAGAATGGTGTCCAAACATCTCCAGCCTTGTTCTGGATGTGATTCTTCACTTATTTGAATGATTAGACCGAATCATCTCGAAGATTTATCGGTGATCATTGTACTAGGTGCAACAAATAACTCCAACCATCCTGCATCCACTCCCAACAGAATAATGACAGACTGTCTTTTTGTcaattgtttgtcatttctcaacTTCGAAGAAGTGGCTTTACCacattgattttctttttaagaagCGTTTTAAGAACGTCAGAAACTGTAGATGTGGATACATCAATACCTGCTCGAAAGCATTATGGGTAGGATTCTGACATGCCACGTTGCCTTTCTGCTTGAAAGAAACTGCGAGAGCATCAACCTGAACATGGCACTGATTCAAGTGGCAAAAGAAAAGAGACCATTGATGGCGAATGAAGAGGACACTCCTCGAGATTCCTGAAGACATTCCTGAATCAGTCCTAATATTCTCACTGTTACGAGTTACGCAGAGAACCGCACTCCAAAACTCGTTTAGAACCGCGTACTATATGTGCAACTAATAGCTAACTAGACTCTTGGacatattcttttattttttatgtactccTCTGCCTGTGGCTTGTTGGCATAggcctttttttgtttaaagacaATTAGCACT
Above is a window of Carassius auratus strain Wakin chromosome 35, ASM336829v1, whole genome shotgun sequence DNA encoding:
- the LOC113054597 gene encoding arrestin domain-containing protein 3-like → MVLGKVKNFFVSYDCLNDSNVPVFASGDSVSGRVIVEVTGEIRVKSLNIHAKGLAKVRWTESRNAGSNTAYTQNFTEEVEYLNHKDVLIGHDRDDDSCDEGFTILHSGRHEFPFSFELPQMPLATSFEGKHGSVRYWVKAELHRPWLLPMKTKKEFTVFEHIDINTPLLLSPQAGTKDKTLCCWFCTSGPVSLSAKIERKGYTPGESIQIIAEIENCSSRVVVPKAAIYQTQTFFAKGKVKEIKQLVANLRGDPLPSGKTETWDGKMLKIPPISPSILDCSIIHVEYSLMVYVDIPRAVNLTLNLPLVIGTIPLHSFGSRTSSVSSQCSMAMSWLGLPERPEAPPSYSEIITDEERQNNLELPAVRDEIEGPLYAYIHEFRFQPPPLYSEVDPHPEQVCDTMDRRPDTCPSR